The Maridesulfovibrio frigidus DSM 17176 genome has a segment encoding these proteins:
- the pseC gene encoding UDP-4-amino-4,6-dideoxy-N-acetyl-beta-L-altrosamine transaminase, translated as MIPYGKHIIDEDDISEVVKVLRGDWLTTGPIVTDFENGVAKYIGVKEAVAVSSGTAALHAAMHALEIKPGDEVIVSPLTFAASANCVVYMGATPVFADVNADTLLIDPESVIQKITQKTRAIIAVDYAGQTCDYKALKSICEAHNLKLVGDCCHSIGAKDEDGNTAGSLADISVLSFHPVKHITTGEGGMALTDDPELAKRMRSFRSHGINIDASARLEKCTWVYEMQELGYNYRITDIQCALGLSQLKKLDNFLEIRRKYAAKYRFLFLNHYEITPLRIKKGVQHAFHLYVVKVPAHKRKAAFEEMRNQGFGVNVHYIPVHYHPYYMNNFKTGTGLCPVAEEAYEGLMTLPLHPGMTERQVDSCAKALDTILKACS; from the coding sequence ATGATTCCTTACGGCAAGCATATTATTGATGAAGATGATATTTCCGAAGTAGTTAAAGTCCTGCGCGGAGATTGGCTTACAACTGGCCCAATTGTCACAGATTTTGAAAACGGTGTAGCAAAGTACATCGGAGTAAAAGAAGCTGTTGCAGTTTCAAGTGGAACGGCAGCTCTACACGCAGCAATGCATGCTCTTGAAATCAAGCCCGGCGATGAAGTCATCGTCTCCCCACTGACCTTTGCCGCCTCTGCAAACTGCGTAGTGTACATGGGCGCAACTCCGGTTTTTGCAGATGTTAACGCGGACACCCTACTCATAGACCCCGAAAGCGTTATCCAGAAAATAACACAAAAAACACGAGCAATCATTGCTGTCGATTACGCTGGGCAGACTTGCGACTACAAAGCTCTTAAATCCATTTGTGAAGCGCACAATCTCAAGCTTGTAGGCGACTGCTGCCACTCTATCGGTGCAAAAGATGAAGACGGCAACACAGCCGGTTCGCTAGCTGATATTTCTGTACTAAGCTTTCACCCAGTAAAGCACATAACCACAGGTGAAGGTGGAATGGCTCTTACGGACGACCCAGAACTAGCTAAAAGAATGCGATCTTTCCGCAGTCACGGTATTAATATTGATGCCTCCGCCCGCTTAGAAAAATGTACATGGGTCTACGAGATGCAGGAGTTAGGATATAACTACCGCATAACTGACATCCAGTGCGCTCTTGGGCTCAGCCAGCTAAAAAAGCTGGATAATTTTTTAGAAATACGCCGTAAATATGCAGCCAAATACAGATTTCTATTTCTAAATCATTACGAGATTACCCCCCTTAGAATTAAAAAAGGCGTTCAGCATGCCTTCCATCTTTATGTTGTAAAAGTTCCAGCTCACAAGAGAAAAGCTGCCTTTGAAGAAATGCGCAACCAGGGATTCGGCGTTAATGTTCATTACATACCTGTGCATTATCATCCATATTATATGAATAATTTCAAAACAGGGACCGGACTTTGCCCGGTTGCAGAAGAAGCTTACGAAGGACTTATGACTCTACCGTTACATCCCGGAATGACAGAACGGCAGGTTGATTCCTGCGCCAAAGCACTTGATACCATTCTTAAAGCCTGTTCATGA
- a CDS encoding sialidase family protein: MKRPKLSVKILDTKRITPLEWDGYQSFPTITKVGSDLLVGFRRAVNIHPSLRNVMDHGMAGDVYTTRSSDDGQNFDQPELVINHATDHTNEHDGLVTALGDNRVALITRTHSSELRENYLSLSSNGGVTFQERKPLNLPPGEWASFGHLIPTLDGTKLIGTFYNGQGSGTFRLDPETMEFSDKGFMFKFSDQNYRLNETSIVRLKSGRIVALIRQQPCYEGIFKSHSDDDGLTWSAPEPIGLYGEAPALLLMPDESILMIYRGMIRKNRKCRVALSISRDHGETWSWPETLAWYKGGRFHGGYGDLALNSKGQVVAVYYISRKYEAPTVERILLTTE, encoded by the coding sequence ATGAAGCGCCCAAAACTTTCAGTAAAAATACTAGATACCAAACGTATCACACCGCTTGAATGGGATGGCTACCAATCCTTCCCGACCATAACAAAGGTCGGAAGCGACTTACTTGTAGGCTTTCGTAGAGCTGTAAACATCCACCCAAGTCTGCGCAACGTCATGGATCACGGAATGGCGGGGGATGTTTACACCACTCGTTCAAGTGATGATGGACAAAATTTTGACCAGCCTGAATTAGTCATCAACCACGCCACGGATCACACGAACGAGCATGACGGACTTGTCACGGCACTGGGCGACAACCGCGTTGCGTTAATTACGCGCACGCATTCCTCCGAGCTGAGAGAAAACTATTTATCACTCAGCTCAAATGGCGGCGTTACGTTTCAAGAGCGGAAACCGCTCAATCTACCTCCGGGAGAATGGGCATCCTTCGGACATTTAATTCCCACACTCGACGGCACAAAATTAATAGGGACGTTTTATAACGGACAGGGAAGCGGCACATTCAGACTCGATCCAGAAACCATGGAATTTTCTGACAAAGGATTCATGTTCAAATTCAGCGACCAGAATTACAGACTGAATGAAACGTCCATTGTACGTCTAAAATCCGGCAGAATTGTCGCATTGATAAGACAACAGCCATGTTACGAGGGAATCTTTAAATCACATTCGGATGATGACGGACTCACATGGTCCGCCCCTGAGCCTATCGGACTTTATGGCGAAGCCCCGGCATTATTACTTATGCCGGACGAATCCATCCTGATGATTTACCGGGGCATGATCCGTAAGAATCGCAAATGCCGCGTAGCCCTTTCCATATCACGGGATCACGGCGAAACATGGAGTTGGCCCGAAACTCTTGCATGGTACAAAGGTGGACGATTTCACGGGGGATACGGAGATTTGGCTTTGAATTCTAAAGGGCAGGTTGTGGCGGTTTATTATATTTCTAGAAAGTATGAAGCTCCAACTGTGGAACGAATATTGCTTACAACTGAATAG
- a CDS encoding radical SAM protein, producing the protein MKLYTSLKVFHYQEKIDSLTRDSEEIKAPIHIRIKPTNVCNHNCSYCAYRDETMQLGQDMVIKDKIPSNKMAEIVEDCIEMGVKAVTFSGGGEPFCYPHLAETAQSLVDGGISIASLTNGALLKGEAAKVFAKHGTWVRVSMDGWDGPSYAKFRSVPEDEFSKVMTNIENFQKLGGKCFLGVNYIINRDNADHVFEMAKKVKDLGVNSIKFSNCVVSNSGKENNAYHAPIFETIKAQAQRAMQELADDSFEVFDAYHYSGEDFKKNYDWCPYLQILPIIGADQRIYSCHDKAYNLGCGVLGSIKDQRFKDVWYDGRDKFFNIMPSRDCNHHCMSNAKNMLIHEYLGADPNHLVFV; encoded by the coding sequence ATGAAGCTATACACAAGTCTTAAGGTTTTCCACTATCAAGAAAAAATAGATTCTCTCACACGTGATTCTGAAGAGATAAAAGCACCAATCCACATCCGTATTAAACCTACGAATGTATGTAACCATAATTGCTCATACTGTGCTTACCGTGATGAAACCATGCAGCTTGGGCAAGACATGGTGATTAAAGATAAGATACCGTCAAACAAAATGGCTGAAATAGTTGAAGATTGCATTGAGATGGGAGTTAAAGCGGTCACTTTCAGTGGAGGCGGCGAGCCTTTCTGCTATCCACATTTAGCTGAGACTGCACAATCACTCGTTGATGGAGGAATAAGCATTGCCTCGTTAACAAACGGGGCATTACTAAAAGGAGAAGCAGCTAAAGTCTTTGCCAAGCATGGAACATGGGTACGTGTATCCATGGATGGATGGGATGGCCCAAGCTATGCTAAATTCAGAAGTGTTCCTGAAGATGAATTCTCAAAAGTCATGACAAACATTGAAAATTTCCAGAAACTTGGCGGAAAATGTTTCTTAGGGGTCAATTACATTATTAACAGAGATAACGCTGACCATGTTTTTGAAATGGCCAAAAAAGTTAAAGACTTAGGTGTTAACAGCATCAAATTTTCAAATTGCGTTGTTAGTAATAGCGGCAAAGAAAACAATGCATATCATGCTCCTATATTCGAAACAATTAAAGCCCAAGCTCAGCGCGCAATGCAAGAACTTGCAGACGATTCTTTCGAAGTATTCGACGCTTATCACTATAGCGGTGAAGATTTCAAAAAAAACTATGACTGGTGTCCATATCTACAAATACTGCCAATTATTGGAGCAGATCAGAGAATATACTCCTGCCATGACAAAGCCTACAATCTCGGCTGTGGAGTACTAGGTTCAATAAAAGATCAACGATTCAAAGATGTTTGGTACGATGGACGCGATAAATTCTTTAATATTATGCCCAGTAGAGATTGCAACCATCACTGTATGTCAAATGCCAAAAACATGCTGATCCATGAGTACTTAGGAGCTGATCCAAACCATTTAGTCTTCGTCTAA
- a CDS encoding sugar nucleotide-binding protein → MDILIVGEGTFSKNLAKVFRDRGHNIFVTSRKTDRKLQLDLSHTPDISNLPKSDWAVIAAAVTGYKACEENAEAYKVNVTNTVQLANSLMKKGTKIVFPSSTAVFNGDVQFAKCSELTSPETSYGSQKVEVENYLLNSKNNALVIRYSKLLEYKSGLIFDWITSLVNGKSITAFTDLSIAPVMVNDAAFVTCRLMEERKTNVYHCSPPEEVSYYDFAKALCMEFGFDTTLIVKGCSKDFNISYTPKFSSLEASGTETTIDWHFPRIKELIKKLKNSYDAAT, encoded by the coding sequence ATGGACATACTAATTGTTGGTGAAGGAACATTTAGCAAAAACTTGGCCAAGGTTTTTAGAGATCGAGGGCACAATATATTTGTAACTTCTCGTAAAACAGATCGAAAGCTTCAACTCGACTTGAGTCATACGCCCGACATTAGCAATCTCCCCAAAAGTGATTGGGCTGTAATTGCGGCCGCAGTGACAGGCTATAAAGCATGTGAAGAAAATGCTGAAGCTTACAAAGTAAATGTTACGAACACTGTCCAGCTTGCGAATAGTTTGATGAAAAAAGGAACAAAAATAGTTTTCCCATCGAGTACCGCTGTTTTTAATGGAGATGTTCAGTTCGCAAAATGCAGCGAACTGACGTCCCCTGAAACAAGCTACGGATCGCAAAAAGTCGAGGTGGAAAACTACCTGCTAAATAGCAAAAACAACGCGCTGGTTATAAGATACTCGAAACTCCTAGAGTATAAATCTGGGCTTATTTTCGACTGGATAACTTCATTGGTTAACGGCAAAAGCATTACAGCATTCACGGATTTATCTATTGCCCCAGTCATGGTCAATGACGCGGCATTTGTTACATGCAGATTAATGGAAGAAAGGAAAACAAATGTTTACCACTGCTCTCCGCCAGAGGAAGTCAGTTATTATGATTTCGCAAAGGCCTTATGTATGGAATTTGGATTTGACACAACTCTCATTGTGAAAGGATGCAGTAAAGACTTTAACATCAGCTACACTCCGAAATTTTCTTCCTTAGAAGCAAGCGGCACTGAAACAACAATTGATTGGCACTTTCCTAGAATAAAAGAATTAATTAAAAAATTAAAAAATTCATACGACGCCGCAACTTAA
- a CDS encoding B12-binding domain-containing radical SAM protein, with protein sequence MNKSKVCLIIPNYNWAADDERILWHIIPYNLCLLAAIIENDYDVTILDAYAENLTEEQFKDKLLQLKPDVVGLTVLMDQFAAAGHRCAAITKELLPKASVILGGVYATVDPETAIEDDNIDYVIYGEGEVAFTDLIKHLLSNGPLPAKGIVYKQNGKIINNGRADFVQNLDDFPLPAYHLIDYEKYTLSAPRKSVDGPRAFPFARIISSRGCPINCCFCQVKKIMGLKFRPRSANSVLDEIAWLKETYGIKSLIFDDDNLFTDRQRGIDILQGMIDRGLAMPWSSIATAVFMLDEELMDLIHRSGCEYMSISIESGTQRVLKEIIGKPIKFDHAKKMVKLAREKGIYVSAAFIVGFPTETWDEIRKTISYAEELETDYTKIFAAVPMRHTKLWDLCVEHNSFKKDFSVENISWHSGQIEGDEFTINDLTILRTYEWDRINFKTPEKIKNTADIMGITEEELLKIRRDTLLGAHENIST encoded by the coding sequence ATGAATAAATCCAAAGTTTGTTTAATTATTCCCAACTATAACTGGGCTGCCGATGATGAGCGAATACTCTGGCACATCATACCATATAACCTTTGTTTATTAGCTGCGATTATTGAGAATGATTACGATGTAACTATCCTTGATGCTTATGCTGAAAATTTAACGGAAGAACAATTTAAAGACAAATTGTTACAATTGAAACCAGATGTGGTTGGACTTACAGTCCTAATGGATCAATTCGCTGCAGCCGGACATAGATGCGCTGCAATCACCAAAGAATTACTCCCAAAAGCATCAGTTATTCTAGGTGGAGTATATGCGACAGTTGACCCTGAGACTGCCATTGAAGATGATAATATTGATTATGTCATTTATGGAGAAGGAGAGGTCGCTTTTACCGATCTTATAAAGCACCTTCTATCAAATGGGCCATTACCTGCAAAAGGTATTGTATATAAACAAAATGGCAAAATTATTAATAATGGTAGAGCTGACTTCGTTCAGAACTTGGATGATTTTCCGTTACCAGCATACCACCTAATAGATTATGAAAAATATACTCTCAGCGCCCCCAGAAAAAGCGTTGATGGTCCAAGAGCCTTTCCTTTTGCAAGGATCATCAGTTCAAGAGGATGCCCTATAAACTGTTGTTTCTGTCAGGTTAAAAAGATTATGGGCCTTAAATTTAGGCCCCGAAGTGCAAATTCAGTTTTAGATGAAATAGCTTGGCTCAAAGAAACTTATGGTATTAAGTCACTAATTTTTGATGATGACAATTTATTTACTGATCGTCAGCGCGGAATTGACATTTTGCAAGGGATGATTGATCGCGGCCTAGCAATGCCATGGTCATCAATAGCTACGGCTGTTTTTATGTTAGATGAAGAATTGATGGACCTCATACACAGAAGCGGCTGCGAATACATGTCTATTTCGATAGAGTCTGGGACTCAACGAGTCCTCAAAGAAATCATCGGTAAGCCCATCAAATTTGATCATGCTAAAAAAATGGTCAAGCTTGCCAGGGAAAAAGGTATATACGTTAGTGCGGCTTTCATTGTCGGATTTCCTACGGAGACTTGGGATGAAATCCGTAAAACCATTTCATATGCGGAAGAATTAGAAACTGATTACACAAAAATTTTTGCGGCTGTCCCCATGCGCCATACGAAGCTTTGGGACTTATGTGTTGAACACAACAGTTTTAAAAAAGATTTTTCTGTAGAAAATATCTCATGGCACTCAGGACAAATTGAAGGTGATGAATTTACAATCAATGACCTTACCATTTTACGGACATACGAATGGGATAGAATTAATTTTAAAACGCCGGAAAAGATTAAAAACACAGCAGACATCATGGGAATCACAGAAGAAGAACTGCTTAAAATTAGGCGTGACACTCTACTCGGAGCACATGAAAATATAAGTACGTAG
- a CDS encoding class I SAM-dependent methyltransferase has translation MSNAIRKCSLCLSPSVEELPEIQLKGVTSDCNPWPCSGVFCICRDCGHIQKKMTSRWLKDVANIYSEYNSYPLSEAKEQLVYDNGMPISRNKRLLNLFSKEITLPATGKILDIGCGKGQFLRCFSEMYNGWDLFGCDQQEDLRSEIMSIPKACNYYTQNFEKIDEKFNFISLLYVIEHLFEPVEMLRSIKDKLHDGGVVFIQTGDLKVNPFDLAVVDHCSYFTLSTLEQLMRQAGFKIIASSNAWNSKEIGVLAQRDDNIDTPTKIINYYQENMDLIHRHNSWLTNILDDLKDFDSNRKIGILGTAISGTWLASSLQRESFFWVDEDLSQTGKKHMGAVVMSIKMVPANSMIYLPFPNSIARDICSRLQKTRPDIEFKYPQ, from the coding sequence ATGTCCAATGCTATTCGTAAGTGTTCACTCTGCCTAAGTCCATCAGTAGAAGAACTACCAGAAATTCAACTTAAAGGCGTGACATCTGACTGTAACCCTTGGCCTTGCTCTGGAGTCTTTTGTATATGCCGCGACTGTGGACACATTCAAAAAAAAATGACTTCACGTTGGCTGAAGGATGTTGCCAATATATACTCTGAATACAACTCATATCCATTGAGCGAAGCTAAAGAACAACTAGTCTACGATAATGGAATGCCAATATCCCGGAATAAGCGACTACTAAATCTTTTTTCTAAGGAAATTACACTCCCAGCGACAGGGAAAATACTAGATATAGGATGTGGTAAAGGGCAATTTTTACGGTGTTTTTCTGAAATGTATAATGGATGGGATTTGTTTGGATGCGATCAACAAGAAGATCTTCGTTCAGAAATCATGAGCATCCCCAAAGCCTGCAATTATTACACACAAAATTTCGAAAAAATTGATGAAAAATTTAACTTTATTTCACTGCTATACGTCATTGAACATTTATTTGAGCCTGTCGAAATGCTGCGTTCTATCAAGGATAAATTGCATGATGGAGGAGTTGTTTTCATCCAGACGGGCGACCTGAAAGTTAATCCCTTCGACCTTGCTGTCGTTGACCATTGCTCATATTTTACATTGAGCACGCTTGAGCAACTTATGCGACAAGCTGGATTTAAAATCATTGCTTCCTCCAATGCATGGAACTCTAAAGAAATTGGGGTACTTGCACAGCGTGATGACAATATTGATACTCCAACCAAAATTATTAATTACTATCAAGAGAATATGGATCTAATTCATAGACACAATTCTTGGCTTACAAATATACTTGATGATCTAAAAGATTTTGATAGCAATCGCAAAATAGGCATTCTCGGAACGGCAATATCTGGTACATGGCTTGCAAGTTCATTGCAACGCGAATCGTTCTTTTGGGTTGATGAAGATCTGTCGCAAACAGGTAAAAAGCATATGGGCGCTGTAGTCATGAGTATAAAAATGGTACCTGCAAACAGCATGATATATTTACCATTTCCAAATAGTATAGCTCGCGATATTTGTTCGAGACTACAGAAAACTCGTCCTGATATTGAATTTAAATATCCACAATAA
- a CDS encoding radical SAM/SPASM domain-containing protein, with protein sequence MIAIDVTNKCNMNCEHCYASTFKHIPEVEINEFKTFCDEAYQLGASHYILQGGEAILDFERLKKLIPLLYPQESYINVMSNGWEMDIEMIRKLKNLDVDKIGLSLDSGFAKEHDANRMPGAYDRVITAIKNIKSEGLHSSISTVVTRGSLQNANFKKILEIASKLDVRVDVQVAMPVGKWEGKKDIRITPDEAKFLKNIYISKGLLPSGRRHIGRDIYKFSEKDRCIAGKYFMAVTASGEILPCNFCQYTLGNIKDTSLIQARQDLMTSKWFQGTHPRCLLGEDDDFFDQYVTPNIAKEKPLDAYELFSLERTND encoded by the coding sequence ATGATAGCGATTGATGTCACAAACAAGTGCAACATGAATTGCGAGCACTGCTATGCTTCAACGTTTAAGCATATCCCAGAAGTTGAAATTAACGAGTTTAAGACATTTTGCGACGAAGCATACCAACTCGGAGCATCCCACTATATACTCCAGGGTGGAGAGGCAATTCTAGACTTTGAAAGATTAAAAAAACTTATTCCTCTACTTTATCCACAAGAATCATACATAAATGTAATGTCTAATGGATGGGAAATGGACATCGAAATGATTCGTAAGCTCAAGAATCTTGATGTGGACAAAATTGGGTTGAGTCTTGACTCTGGTTTTGCCAAAGAACATGATGCGAACCGCATGCCCGGAGCATATGACCGAGTAATTACTGCCATTAAAAACATAAAATCCGAAGGCTTACACTCTTCCATTTCAACAGTAGTAACCAGAGGTTCTTTACAGAACGCTAACTTTAAGAAAATATTAGAAATAGCATCGAAACTTGATGTTCGCGTGGACGTTCAGGTTGCAATGCCCGTAGGCAAGTGGGAAGGCAAAAAAGATATTCGTATTACCCCCGACGAAGCTAAATTTTTAAAAAACATCTATATTAGTAAGGGCCTTTTACCTAGCGGACGACGTCATATCGGCAGAGATATTTATAAATTCTCGGAAAAGGACCGATGCATTGCGGGTAAATATTTCATGGCAGTCACAGCAAGCGGTGAAATATTACCGTGTAACTTTTGCCAATATACACTTGGAAATATTAAAGACACATCACTTATTCAAGCTAGACAAGATTTGATGACAAGTAAGTGGTTTCAAGGAACACACCCACGCTGCCTGCTAGGTGAGGACGATGACTTTTTCGACCAATATGTAACTCCCAATATTGCTAAAGAAAAGCCCCTTGATGCATACGAACTTTTTAGTCTAGAGAGGACAAATGATTAA
- a CDS encoding TylF/MycF/NovP-related O-methyltransferase: MINKFDGDGKTLSDSKIEELISDHCEKHNFTPLDAMKHWMVLGRRQWMKRFLAHSEFFKKTLTVPGDIAELGVFRGMGLFTWANLLESYCVGDRTKVVWGFDNWEGFTQFSPEDGEADDAAHKNIGEFSPKDFYQELLDAIKLFDQDRFIPQKPRIKLVKGPLEETAAQFVLDNPGVRFSLIHFDCDLYAPTKAALEAFWPVLSRGGIMLFDEYSIPQWPGETKAVDDFFADKPEIRIETLSWTNVPSGFVVKK, from the coding sequence ATGATTAATAAATTTGATGGAGACGGGAAAACTTTAAGTGATAGTAAAATTGAAGAATTAATTTCTGATCATTGCGAGAAACATAATTTCACCCCTCTAGACGCAATGAAACACTGGATGGTTTTAGGACGAAGACAATGGATGAAAAGATTTTTGGCACATTCGGAATTTTTTAAAAAAACACTCACTGTCCCCGGAGATATCGCTGAACTGGGAGTATTTCGAGGCATGGGCCTTTTTACGTGGGCTAATTTGCTAGAATCATACTGTGTCGGAGATAGAACAAAAGTGGTATGGGGATTTGATAATTGGGAAGGTTTTACACAGTTCTCACCAGAAGATGGCGAAGCCGACGACGCAGCACACAAAAATATTGGTGAGTTTTCCCCTAAAGACTTTTATCAGGAACTACTTGATGCAATTAAACTTTTTGATCAAGATCGCTTCATACCACAAAAACCACGAATAAAACTAGTCAAAGGTCCGCTAGAAGAAACCGCAGCTCAATTCGTGCTAGATAATCCAGGAGTTAGGTTCTCATTAATCCATTTTGATTGCGACCTCTATGCTCCAACCAAAGCTGCCCTCGAAGCTTTTTGGCCGGTCCTTAGCCGCGGAGGCATAATGCTCTTCGACGAGTATAGCATTCCACAATGGCCAGGAGAGACAAAAGCCGTAGACGATTTTTTTGCTGACAAGCCTGAGATCAGAATAGAAACTTTAAGCTGGACAAATGTTCCTTCAGGATTTGTTGTTAAAAAATAA
- a CDS encoding FkbM family methyltransferase, producing the protein MLSKNKYSIHHIGGRRATSSLKHDFFQKDSIWTFYDADESCIEQIKSKTDEKTTQVLPYCLFSKKQQVEFNINVDPTTNSIFDLNSKFKDLYLDHDYPLYGPMDFRLGDTVKNIKKVELSCTSMDILAQDNDFIAPDILSIDAQGASYDVLEGSINCLKSKTIAVSCEVEFVPIYEGQKLFGHVANYLNDNGFIFCCFLKFGKGSMYRESVGLRGDGFQTYADTFFLKDINAILKENSGQEAVTRLYKTAYAALVYGYTEYTIQSLRSAKEFPSCDETKNIPYKELLDSFYEIASTTEYKMLQSFDEVFPQNANLRRFSKNQDEVDHDSYQRLLNVLDVLTKKAIAENVPNILVISYTRFNQKISTQIKSVIKVQYFFDNAIQDSEHSPANKIRSVPENSFVLITASHKTPEIMAQLKELGITEDNIFVTGHWVPTDSPETSKIESFLSENGFEMVANLLKDKRKKQNYKRNPLIP; encoded by the coding sequence ATGTTAAGTAAAAATAAATATTCGATTCACCATATAGGTGGGCGCCGGGCAACCTCTTCGCTAAAGCATGATTTTTTCCAGAAGGACTCTATCTGGACATTTTATGACGCAGATGAATCATGCATTGAGCAGATAAAATCAAAAACAGACGAAAAAACAACACAGGTTTTACCTTATTGTCTTTTTTCTAAAAAACAACAGGTTGAATTTAATATTAACGTTGACCCAACAACGAACTCGATATTCGATTTAAACAGTAAGTTCAAAGACTTATATCTTGATCACGACTACCCTTTGTATGGGCCAATGGACTTTAGACTTGGCGATACAGTAAAGAACATAAAAAAAGTTGAACTAAGCTGTACGTCTATGGATATTCTTGCCCAGGATAATGATTTTATCGCACCTGATATTCTTTCAATTGATGCACAAGGAGCTTCCTACGATGTTCTTGAAGGAAGTATTAATTGTCTAAAGAGTAAGACCATTGCTGTGAGCTGTGAAGTCGAATTTGTGCCTATTTATGAGGGCCAGAAACTATTCGGGCATGTTGCTAATTATTTAAATGACAATGGATTTATCTTTTGTTGCTTTTTAAAGTTCGGCAAAGGCTCAATGTATCGCGAATCAGTCGGCCTTCGCGGAGATGGCTTCCAAACATATGCAGACACTTTTTTCTTAAAAGATATTAATGCGATTCTTAAAGAAAACTCAGGACAGGAAGCAGTTACCAGGCTTTATAAAACAGCTTATGCCGCATTGGTATACGGCTACACAGAATACACAATACAAAGCCTTAGAAGTGCAAAAGAATTCCCCTCATGTGATGAAACAAAAAACATCCCCTATAAAGAACTTTTAGATTCTTTTTATGAAATTGCTAGCACTACCGAATATAAAATGTTGCAAAGTTTCGACGAGGTTTTTCCTCAAAATGCAAATCTTAGACGATTCAGTAAAAATCAAGATGAGGTCGATCACGATTCCTATCAGAGACTTCTGAATGTTTTAGATGTACTAACTAAGAAAGCTATTGCTGAGAACGTTCCCAATATTTTAGTTATTAGCTATACACGCTTTAATCAAAAGATTTCAACTCAAATAAAATCAGTAATTAAAGTTCAATACTTTTTTGACAATGCAATCCAAGATAGCGAACATTCTCCTGCAAATAAAATTAGGAGTGTTCCAGAAAATTCTTTTGTTTTAATAACTGCTTCACATAAAACCCCAGAGATAATGGCTCAACTAAAAGAACTTGGGATAACTGAAGACAACATATTTGTTACGGGGCACTGGGTTCCTACTGATTCGCCAGAAACATCTAAAATAGAATCTTTCTTATCTGAAAATGGATTTGAAATGGTTGCTAATTTGCTAAAAGACAAAAGGAAAAAACAAAACTACAAAAGAAATCCCCTTATCCCATAA